A region of Polyodon spathula isolate WHYD16114869_AA chromosome 4, ASM1765450v1, whole genome shotgun sequence DNA encodes the following proteins:
- the LOC121314022 gene encoding vesicle-trafficking protein SEC22c-like, giving the protein MSLILFAFVVRVRDGLPLSASTDFEHDRELQERKQQLKTVSKALSLLPERGTVKGSYLNIYFISSEGVSYMTICSSSFTAAMAFCFLEDLRWEFRASYDNTSIGLVSRPYPFLEFDSVIQKIKHHYSYSRFPSLRMNLAAVEEELRVRPSKILTAEDMVMHNGTASGHAQPVSGTAASERMEPVTALGILSLLLNIMCASLNLIRGVHLIEYTLQDGSEGVWNALAFLLAFFCGLWQCYLYLFFTSLKKLQVFLALAFVLLCNIYLYELRNIWQILFHTAVASLSTYQISTRKLQEKLDDCGV; this is encoded by the exons ATGTCACTGATCCTGTTTGCCTTTGTGGTGCGGGTGAGGGATGGGCTCCCACTCTCAGCCTCCACAGATTTTGAACACGACAGGGAGTTACAAGAGcgcaagcagcagctgaagactGTATCTAAAGCTTTATCGTTGCTTCCAGAAAGAGGCACGGTGAAAGGATCTTATCTTAACATATA CTTCATCTCCTCAGAAGGTGTTTCCTACATGACAATCTGCTCCAGTAGCTTCACAGCCGCCATGGCTTTTTGCTTCTTGGAGGATCTCAGATGGGAGTTCAGAGCTTCGTATGACAACACCAGCATTGGCTTGGTCTCCAGACCCTATCCATTTCTGGAGTTTG ACAGTGTTATTCAGAAGATTAAACATCATTACAGCTACAGCCGCTTCCCCTCACTGAGAATGAACCTGGCAGCAGTTGAGGAGGAGCTCAGGGTGAGACCTTCCAAGATCCTGACAGCGGAGGACATGGTGATGCACAATGGAACAGCTAGTGGGCATGCACAGCCTGTCTCAGGGACTG CTGCAAGTGAAAGAATGGAGCCAGTGACAGCCCTGGGGATCCTCTCTCTGCTTCTCAACATCATGTGTGCATCGCTGAACCTCATCCGAGGGGTTCACCTCATTGAATACACTCTCCAG GATGGCAGTGAAGGGGTCTGGAATGCACTCGCATTTCTTTTAGCTTTTTTCTGCGGTTTGTGGCAG TGCTACTTGTATTTGTTCTTCACCTCATTAAAGAAGCTGCAGGTCTTCCTGGCACTGGCCTTTGTGCTTCTGTGCAATATCTATTTATATGAACTCAGAAATATTTGGCAAATACTATTCCACACAGCAGTGGCATCTCTTTCTACATATCAGATTTCCACAAGAAAACTTCAAGAGAAGCTCGACGACTGTGGAGtgtga